A genomic region of Deinococcus aestuarii contains the following coding sequences:
- a CDS encoding sulfite exporter TauE/SafE family protein produces MLARVLVYLLLGSVAVYALGGAMQAPGPFFMGVRRVLGPLMLLVGLVLIGVIRPRLAVGGRLAGQVEARARLRRGTLGAFVLGLAFSLAFCPTLFLLFFGMTVPLAVTAPLGALYPVAFALGMTLPLLVLVAFLPGAGGGRAYVGGLRRASRLGTPLAGAVFIAVGLYDTLVYWLL; encoded by the coding sequence GTGCTCGCGCGCGTGCTGGTGTACCTGTTGCTTGGGAGCGTGGCCGTCTACGCCCTGGGCGGGGCAATGCAGGCCCCGGGCCCGTTTTTCATGGGGGTCCGGCGGGTGCTGGGCCCGCTGATGCTGCTCGTCGGCCTGGTGCTCATCGGCGTGATTCGCCCGCGCCTCGCGGTGGGTGGCCGTCTCGCCGGTCAGGTGGAGGCCCGCGCCCGGCTGCGGCGGGGAACGCTGGGTGCCTTCGTGCTGGGCCTGGCGTTCAGCCTCGCGTTCTGCCCGACGCTCTTCCTGCTCTTCTTCGGCATGACCGTCCCGCTCGCGGTGACCGCGCCGCTCGGCGCGCTCTACCCGGTCGCGTTCGCGCTGGGCATGACCCTTCCCCTGCTCGTGCTCGTCGCGTTCCTGCCGGGTGCGGGGGGTGGACGGGCGTACGTGGGCGGGCTGCGCCGCGCCTCGCGGCTGGGCACGCCCTTGGCGGGGGCAGTGTTCATCGCCGTGGGACTGTACGACACCCTGGTGTACTGGTTGCTGTGA
- a CDS encoding WD40/YVTN/BNR-like repeat-containing protein — protein MTTKARPPRRAAALLTAALLSTAPISAGLWWSTRGDATGAAERLGGDFHVLRALPDGRLLYGQHAGVSASLDGGRTWGPPGGGGDAMALAASPRAPGVLVMAGHDVLKVSRDGGQTWQDQGFGNLPGTDIHGFAVAPDTPNVWYANLAGRGLYRTENGADWSPVSPATAGAMTLAAGPGSPPRLYALTLEAGLMVSDDGATWQRAGAAPQAAGSGLDVHPVSGHVYVAGPAGVARSEDQGASWTNLNLPEGALLVTADPQDETRLYAAGESGTVHRSADGGRSWNR, from the coding sequence GTGACGACGAAGGCACGCCCACCCCGACGGGCCGCAGCGCTGCTTACGGCGGCCCTCCTGAGCACGGCACCCATCAGCGCCGGGCTGTGGTGGTCCACGCGCGGGGACGCCACGGGTGCGGCAGAACGTCTGGGCGGGGACTTCCACGTCCTGCGGGCCCTCCCGGACGGGCGCCTGCTGTACGGCCAGCACGCGGGCGTCTCGGCGAGCCTGGACGGGGGCCGGACCTGGGGTCCCCCCGGTGGGGGCGGGGACGCGATGGCCCTCGCCGCGTCGCCGCGGGCGCCGGGCGTTCTCGTCATGGCCGGGCATGACGTCCTGAAGGTCAGCCGTGACGGCGGGCAGACCTGGCAGGACCAGGGCTTCGGGAACCTGCCGGGTACCGACATCCACGGGTTCGCCGTGGCGCCCGACACGCCGAACGTCTGGTACGCGAACCTGGCCGGTCGAGGCCTGTACCGGACTGAGAACGGCGCGGACTGGAGCCCCGTGTCCCCGGCCACGGCGGGCGCGATGACTCTCGCCGCGGGTCCAGGTTCGCCTCCGCGCCTCTACGCCCTCACGCTGGAGGCCGGGCTGATGGTCTCGGACGACGGCGCGACCTGGCAACGCGCCGGTGCGGCGCCGCAGGCGGCCGGTTCGGGCCTGGACGTTCATCCGGTCAGCGGTCACGTGTACGTGGCTGGTCCCGCCGGGGTGGCACGTTCGGAGGATCAGGGGGCCAGCTGGACGAACCTGAACCTGCCGGAAGGTGCGCTGCTGGTCACGGCGGACCCGCAGGACGAGACGAGGCTGTACGCCGCGGGTGAGAGCGGCACCGTGCACCGCTCGGCGGACGGGGGACGGTCTTGGAACCGCTGA